A section of the Campylobacter lanienae NCTC 13004 genome encodes:
- the rpoC gene encoding DNA-directed RNA polymerase subunit beta': MSELKPIEIKEDSRPRDFEAFKLRLASPERIKAWSHGEVKKPETINYRTLKPERDGLFCAKIFGPIRDYECLCGKYKKMRYKGIKCEKCGVEITSSKVRRSRMGHIELVTPVAHIWYVNSLPSRIGTLLGIKMKDLERVLYYEAYIVENPGEAYYDNENSKKVEIYDVLNEEQYVLLEQRFAESGFKARMGGEVIRDMLENLDLVAILEQLKVEIDSTNSEAKKKSIVKRLKVVESFLNSGNRPEWMMITNLPVLPPDLRPLVSLDGGKFAVSDVNDLYRRVINRNARLKRLMELDAPEIIIRNEKRMLQESVDALFDNGRRANAVKGANKRPLKSLSEIIKGKQGRFRQNLLGKRVDFSGRSVIVVGPRLRMDQCGLPKKMALELFKPHLLARLEEKGYATNVKLAKKMIEDKTNEVWECLEEVVADHPVLLNRAPTLHKMSIQAFHPVLIEGKAIQLHPLVCSAFNADFDGDQMAVHVPLSQEAIAECKILMLSSMNILLPASGKAVTVPSQDMVLGIYYLSLEKVDVIGSNKIFASVDEVMIAVETHFLDLHAKIKTMVDGRTVFTTAGRLIIKSILPDLGENSVPESMWNKVMKKKDIANLVDYVYKNGGLESTAGFLDKLKNLGFRYATKAGVSISIADIIVSDSKYSYVDEAKKRVREIQNQYGSGLLTDSERYNKIVDIWTDTNNKVASDMMKLIKNDKSGFNSIYMMADSGARGSAAQIRQLAGMRGLMAKPDGSIIETPITSNFREGLNVLEYFISTHGARKGLADTALKTANAGYLTRKLIDVAQNVKVTMEDCGTHEGVEITEITENGELIESLEERVLGRVLSDDVIDPITNEILYTEGTLIDENKVRVIIDAGIKSISIRTPITCKAPKGVCAKCYGINLGEGKLVKPGEAVGIISAQSIGEPGTQLTLRTFHIGGTASTEQQDRQIIAQKEGFIRYYNLKTYENNGKSIVINRRNAAILLVEPKIKAPFDGVIDIEVAHEDVNITIKGKKDEVKYVLRRHDLAKPNELAGVSGKIDGKFYIPYSKGDKVKENESIVEMIKDGWNIPNRIPFASEIKVADGDPVTQEIVASAHGVLKYYILKGDYLERIKDIKKGDIVTEKGLFVVIADEEDREAVRHYIPRNSVIEFNDSSNVVATDILAKPQVDSKLVIAEWDPYSNPVIAEEAGIVAYEDIEPGYSVTEQYDEATGESRLVINEYLPSGVKPTIVITTNNGKLIRYQLDPKTAIFVKDGAKVNRADTIAKTPKAVAKSKDITGGLPRVSELFEARRPKNTAIIAEIDGVIKFEKPLRSKERVVIMAEDGTTAEYLIDKSRQIQVRDGEFVHAGEKLTDGLVSSHDVLRILGEKALHGYLISEIQQVYRSQGVAISDKHIEIIVSQMLRQIKIIDSGDTNFIVGDMVSRRKFREENDRIIKMGGEPAIAEPVLLGVTRAAIGSDSVISAASFQETTKVLTEASISAKFDYLEDLKENVILGRMIPVGTGLYQDKKIKMKYNN; this comes from the coding sequence ATGAGTGAGTTAAAACCTATAGAGATTAAAGAAGATTCAAGACCAAGAGATTTTGAAGCGTTTAAGTTAAGATTAGCTAGTCCTGAGCGTATAAAAGCTTGGAGTCATGGCGAGGTTAAAAAGCCTGAAACTATAAATTACCGCACTTTAAAACCAGAAAGAGATGGTCTATTTTGTGCTAAAATATTTGGGCCTATTAGGGATTATGAGTGCTTATGCGGCAAGTATAAAAAGATGCGTTATAAAGGTATCAAATGCGAAAAATGCGGAGTTGAAATCACAAGCTCTAAGGTGCGCCGCTCTAGAATGGGGCATATAGAGTTAGTTACTCCAGTGGCTCATATTTGGTATGTAAATTCACTTCCTAGTCGTATCGGAACTCTTCTTGGTATTAAAATGAAGGATTTAGAGCGTGTATTATACTATGAAGCATACATAGTAGAAAATCCAGGCGAAGCATACTATGATAATGAAAATAGCAAAAAAGTTGAAATTTATGATGTATTAAATGAAGAGCAATATGTGCTATTAGAACAGAGATTTGCCGAGAGTGGATTTAAGGCTAGAATGGGTGGTGAAGTTATCCGTGATATGCTTGAAAATTTAGATTTAGTAGCTATTTTAGAGCAGTTAAAAGTTGAGATAGATAGCACAAATAGTGAAGCTAAGAAGAAGAGTATTGTAAAAAGACTAAAAGTAGTTGAGAGCTTTTTAAATTCAGGTAACCGCCCTGAGTGGATGATGATAACAAATTTACCAGTTTTACCGCCTGATTTAAGACCTCTTGTTAGCCTTGATGGTGGTAAATTCGCAGTTAGTGATGTCAATGATCTTTATCGCCGTGTTATAAATCGCAACGCAAGACTAAAAAGACTTATGGAGCTTGATGCACCTGAGATTATCATCCGTAACGAAAAGAGAATGTTACAAGAGTCAGTTGATGCTCTATTTGACAATGGCAGAAGAGCAAATGCTGTAAAAGGTGCGAATAAACGCCCACTAAAATCTCTAAGCGAGATTATCAAAGGTAAGCAAGGGCGCTTTAGACAAAATTTGCTTGGTAAAAGGGTGGATTTCTCTGGTCGTAGCGTTATCGTTGTTGGCCCTAGACTTAGGATGGATCAGTGTGGATTGCCTAAAAAAATGGCTTTAGAGCTATTTAAACCACATCTCTTAGCCCGCCTTGAAGAAAAAGGCTATGCTACAAATGTAAAATTAGCCAAAAAAATGATAGAAGATAAGACAAATGAGGTTTGGGAGTGCCTTGAAGAGGTTGTTGCTGATCATCCAGTGCTATTAAATAGGGCTCCAACTCTACATAAGATGTCGATTCAAGCTTTCCATCCAGTATTGATAGAGGGCAAGGCTATTCAACTTCACCCACTTGTTTGTTCAGCTTTCAACGCTGACTTCGATGGTGACCAAATGGCCGTTCATGTCCCTTTATCTCAAGAGGCAATTGCTGAGTGTAAAATTTTAATGCTTAGCTCTATGAATATCTTGCTTCCAGCAAGTGGTAAGGCTGTGACAGTCCCTAGCCAAGATATGGTTTTGGGGATCTATTATTTAAGCCTTGAAAAAGTAGATGTAATAGGCTCAAATAAAATTTTTGCTAGCGTTGATGAAGTTATGATAGCAGTTGAGACTCACTTCCTTGATCTACATGCTAAGATTAAGACAATGGTAGATGGCAGGACTGTATTTACAACTGCGGGAAGATTGATTATCAAATCAATTCTACCTGATTTGGGAGAGAATTCAGTTCCAGAGAGTATGTGGAATAAAGTAATGAAGAAAAAAGACATAGCAAATTTAGTTGATTATGTCTATAAAAACGGCGGTCTAGAATCAACTGCGGGATTTTTGGATAAGCTTAAAAATCTTGGGTTTAGATACGCTACAAAAGCTGGAGTTAGCATATCAATAGCTGATATAATAGTATCTGATAGCAAATATTCATATGTAGATGAAGCCAAAAAAAGAGTTCGTGAAATCCAAAATCAATATGGCTCAGGTTTGCTAACTGATTCAGAAAGATACAATAAAATTGTTGATATATGGACAGATACAAACAATAAAGTAGCCAGTGATATGATGAAACTCATCAAAAATGATAAGAGCGGATTTAACTCTATTTATATGATGGCTGATAGCGGCGCTAGGGGTAGTGCGGCTCAAATTCGCCAACTTGCCGGTATGCGTGGTCTTATGGCTAAGCCTGATGGTAGTATTATTGAGACACCAATTACTTCAAATTTCCGTGAGGGTCTAAATGTCCTTGAGTATTTCATCTCAACGCACGGTGCTAGAAAAGGTCTTGCTGATACTGCGCTTAAAACCGCAAATGCCGGATATCTAACAAGAAAACTAATTGATGTAGCACAAAATGTAAAAGTGACAATGGAGGATTGCGGTACTCACGAAGGCGTTGAGATAACAGAAATTACTGAAAATGGTGAGCTTATAGAGAGCCTTGAAGAGAGAGTTTTGGGTCGTGTTTTAAGCGATGATGTGATCGATCCTATCACAAATGAAATTCTATACACAGAAGGCACTTTAATTGATGAAAATAAAGTTAGAGTGATTATCGATGCTGGTATTAAATCAATTAGCATTAGAACACCAATCACTTGTAAAGCACCAAAAGGCGTATGCGCTAAGTGCTATGGCATAAATCTAGGTGAGGGTAAATTAGTCAAACCAGGTGAAGCCGTAGGTATCATCTCAGCTCAATCAATCGGTGAGCCTGGTACTCAGCTAACGCTAAGAACTTTCCATATCGGTGGTACCGCCTCTACAGAGCAACAAGATAGACAAATAATAGCGCAAAAAGAGGGCTTTATAAGATATTATAATCTTAAAACCTATGAAAACAATGGTAAATCTATAGTTATAAATAGACGCAATGCTGCTATATTGTTGGTTGAACCAAAGATTAAAGCTCCATTTGATGGTGTTATAGATATTGAAGTTGCTCATGAAGATGTAAATATCACTATAAAAGGCAAAAAAGATGAAGTTAAGTATGTTTTAAGAAGACATGATTTAGCTAAACCAAATGAGCTAGCCGGTGTAAGTGGTAAAATCGATGGTAAATTCTATATCCCATACTCAAAAGGCGATAAAGTAAAAGAGAATGAAAGTATCGTAGAGATGATTAAAGATGGATGGAATATACCAAATCGTATCCCATTTGCTAGTGAAATTAAAGTAGCTGATGGTGATCCAGTTACTCAAGAGATTGTAGCTAGTGCGCATGGTGTGCTAAAATACTATATCCTAAAAGGCGATTATCTAGAGAGAATCAAAGATATCAAAAAAGGCGATATAGTAACAGAAAAAGGCCTATTTGTAGTTATCGCTGATGAAGAAGATAGAGAGGCTGTGCGTCATTATATCCCACGAAATAGTGTAATTGAATTTAACGATAGCTCAAATGTTGTAGCTACTGATATTTTGGCTAAACCACAGGTTGATTCTAAGCTGGTTATAGCTGAGTGGGATCCATACTCAAATCCTGTAATCGCCGAAGAAGCCGGTATAGTAGCATACGAAGATATCGAGCCAGGATATAGTGTAACAGAGCAATATGATGAAGCAACAGGCGAGAGTAGGCTAGTCATCAATGAATATCTACCAAGTGGAGTCAAACCAACGATAGTTATAACTACCAATAATGGCAAATTGATCCGCTATCAACTAGATCCAAAAACTGCGATATTTGTCAAAGATGGAGCTAAAGTAAATAGAGCTGATACTATAGCTAAAACCCCAAAAGCCGTAGCCAAATCAAAAGATATCACCGGTGGTCTTCCTAGAGTTTCAGAGCTATTTGAAGCAAGACGCCCTAAAAATACCGCTATCATAGCCGAGATTGATGGTGTGATTAAATTCGAAAAGCCACTTCGCTCTAAAGAAAGAGTAGTCATAATGGCAGAAGATGGCACAACAGCAGAGTATTTGATAGATAAATCACGCCAAATTCAAGTCCGTGATGGTGAGTTTGTCCATGCTGGTGAGAAGCTAACAGATGGATTGGTAAGTAGCCATGATGTTTTAAGAATCCTTGGAGAAAAAGCACTTCATGGATATTTGATTAGTGAAATTCAACAAGTTTATCGCTCTCAAGGCGTTGCTATTAGTGATAAGCATATTGAGATTATTGTATCACAAATGTTAAGACAGATTAAGATTATCGATAGTGGCGATACAAATTTCATCGTTGGTGATATGGTTAGCCGTCGCAAATTCCGTGAAGAGAATGATAGAATTATCAAAATGGGTGGAGAGCCAGCGATCGCTGAGCCTGTGCTTTTAGGCGTTACTAGAGCAGCTATTGGTAGCGATAGCGTCATCTCTGCGGCCTCTTTCCAAGAGACTACAAAAGTGCTTACAGAAGCTAGTATATCGGCTAAATTTGACTACCTTGAAGACTTAAAAGAAAATGTTATTTTAGGTCGTATGATACCTGTGGGCACCGGACTTTATCAAGATAAAAAAATCAAGATGAAGTATAATAATTAA
- a CDS encoding DUF262 domain-containing protein: MRFEPKQRFIVNIRDKESQKFIIPEYQRPYRWKIDECQTLWDDIINAFYEKKGDKNEKEGNEKFEYFLGSIVSFENDHGDLEIIDGQQRITTLTLLFRAFFESLKSEDKKDEQDDFGKFIWKKIRNKGFEFDKPYLSSQVITDKDKEELEYILMEDIDIEKLRKNFKSNYAKNFIFFHEAINDFKLKNARRFEELCDTILSDTFFVLCVTCDSQESAMTIFNTLNSRGMPLSNADIIKGYIYKNIENKEEFAKKWQEISSKFEEYNPKEDMSVLFIQAMHAIRAMNNHTDNTTPSVLDFFTKINKNNFGAIGGYLVKEDQIKELMKFIETLVYFWASPKIYLKGKAYRYFKILCLYQNDMWKFFVAFLIWRNKDNFIKGEFKDSFSNEFESNLLELLKAITIKFLNNRSSANEIRDLVFKMNAELNQNINFSYSKSLLEGFLNNFSSNDKDIKPDARKVKYLLYLYAHLYDDFSSDIKNYKLEVEHILPKTWQNANFDEWDKITHSEYLEQIGNKILLDKATNIKCANNFFSLKQETYKESQNSQEVRDLGNRDDKIWSKTDIETRNQAIEQALKNFINK, translated from the coding sequence ATGCGATTTGAACCAAAACAGAGATTTATAGTAAATATAAGAGATAAAGAAAGTCAAAAATTTATTATTCCAGAATATCAAAGGCCTTATAGATGGAAAATTGATGAGTGTCAAACGCTTTGGGACGATATTATAAATGCGTTCTATGAAAAGAAAGGTGATAAGAATGAAAAGGAAGGTAATGAAAAATTTGAATATTTTTTGGGCTCTATTGTAAGTTTTGAAAATGATCATGGTGATTTAGAAATCATAGATGGACAGCAAAGAATCACTACTTTAACCTTGCTTTTTAGAGCGTTTTTTGAGAGCTTAAAAAGTGAAGACAAAAAGGATGAACAAGATGATTTTGGTAAGTTTATTTGGAAGAAAATTAGAAATAAAGGCTTTGAATTTGATAAGCCCTATTTAAGTTCTCAGGTTATTACTGACAAAGATAAAGAAGAATTAGAATATATTTTAATGGAAGATATTGATATTGAAAAATTAAGAAAAAACTTCAAATCTAATTATGCTAAAAATTTTATCTTTTTTCATGAAGCTATAAATGATTTTAAACTAAAAAACGCCCGTAGGTTTGAAGAATTATGTGATACTATTTTATCTGATACATTTTTTGTATTGTGTGTGACCTGCGATAGTCAAGAATCAGCAATGACTATTTTTAATACTCTAAATTCTCGTGGTATGCCACTTTCAAATGCTGATATCATAAAAGGTTATATTTATAAAAATATAGAAAATAAAGAAGAATTTGCTAAAAAATGGCAAGAAATTAGCTCAAAATTTGAAGAATATAATCCAAAAGAAGATATGAGTGTGCTTTTTATCCAGGCAATGCATGCAATAAGGGCTATGAACAATCATACAGATAATACTACGCCAAGCGTGTTGGACTTTTTTACAAAGATTAATAAAAATAATTTTGGAGCAATAGGTGGGTATCTTGTAAAAGAAGATCAGATAAAAGAGCTTATGAAATTTATTGAAACTTTAGTATATTTTTGGGCTTCACCAAAGATATATTTAAAAGGAAAAGCTTATAGATATTTTAAAATTCTTTGTTTATATCAAAATGATATGTGGAAATTTTTTGTAGCTTTTTTGATTTGGAGAAACAAAGATAATTTTATAAAAGGTGAATTTAAGGATAGTTTTAGTAATGAATTTGAGAGCAATTTACTTGAATTATTAAAGGCGATAACTATTAAATTTTTAAACAATAGATCAAGTGCAAATGAGATAAGAGATTTAGTTTTTAAAATGAATGCAGAGCTAAATCAAAATATAAATTTTTCTTATAGCAAATCCTTACTAGAGGGATTTTTAAATAATTTTTCTAGTAATGATAAGGATATCAAGCCAGACGCTAGAAAAGTAAAATATCTTTTATATCTTTATGCTCATCTTTATGATGATTTCTCTAGTGATATAAAAAATTATAAGTTAGAAGTAGAGCATATTTTGCCTAAAACTTGGCAAAATGCAAATTTTGATGAGTGGGATAAGATAACCCATTCGGAGTATTTAGAGCAAATAGGTAATAAAATTTTACTTGATAAAGCCACAAATATCAAATGCGCTAATAACTTTTTTTCTTTAAAACAAGAAACATATAAAGAGAGTCAAAACTCGCAAGAGGTAAGAGATCTTGGCAATAGAGATGATAAAATTTGGTCAAAAACTGATATAGAAACTAGAAATCAAGCAATAGAGCAAGCTTTAAAAAATTTTATAAACAAATAG
- the rpsL gene encoding 30S ribosomal protein S12, producing MPTINQLVRKERKKVIVKSKSPALKECPQRRGVCTRVYTTTPKKPNSALRKVAKVRLTSGFEVISYIGGEGHNLQEHSIVLVRGGRVRDLPGLKYHIVRGALDTAGVAKRTVSRSKYGAKRPKEAKK from the coding sequence GTGCCAACCATTAATCAATTGGTCAGAAAAGAACGCAAAAAAGTGATCGTAAAATCTAAATCACCAGCGTTAAAAGAGTGTCCTCAAAGAAGAGGAGTTTGCACCAGAGTTTATACAACAACTCCTAAAAAACCAAACTCAGCTTTGAGAAAAGTTGCCAAAGTAAGGCTAACAAGTGGATTTGAAGTTATCAGCTATATAGGCGGTGAAGGTCACAATCTACAAGAGCACAGCATCGTGCTAGTGCGTGGCGGTAGGGTAAGAGACTTACCAGGTCTTAAATATCATATTGTCCGTGGTGCACTTGATACAGCTGGCGTGGCTAAAAGAACTGTATCTAGATCTAAATATGGTGCTAAACGCCCAAAAGAAGCTAAAAAGTAA
- the rpsG gene encoding 30S ribosomal protein S7, whose translation MRRRKAPVREVMPDPIYGNKVITKFINSLMYDGKKSVATQIMYGALKAIDSKGGELKGIDVFNSAIDNVKPIMEVKSRRVGGATYQVPVEVRPARQQALAIRWIISFARKRSERTMIEKLAAELLDASNSKGASFKKKEDTYKMAEANKAFAHYRW comes from the coding sequence ATGAGAAGAAGAAAAGCCCCTGTTAGGGAAGTAATGCCTGATCCAATTTATGGCAATAAAGTTATAACTAAATTTATTAATTCACTTATGTATGATGGCAAAAAAAGTGTAGCTACACAGATTATGTATGGCGCTTTAAAAGCTATTGATTCTAAAGGTGGAGAGCTAAAAGGCATAGATGTGTTTAATAGCGCTATCGATAATGTAAAACCTATTATGGAAGTTAAATCTCGCCGTGTAGGTGGTGCTACATATCAAGTGCCAGTAGAAGTCCGCCCAGCTCGCCAACAAGCCCTAGCAATCCGTTGGATTATCAGTTTTGCTCGCAAAAGAAGTGAGAGAACAATGATAGAAAAATTAGCCGCTGAGTTGCTAGATGCATCAAATTCAAAAGGTGCTTCATTTAAGAAAAAAGAAGATACCTATAAAATGGCAGAAGCTAATAAAGCATTTGCTCACTATCGTTGGTAA
- the fusA gene encoding elongation factor G, translated as MSRKTPLNMVRNIGIAAHIDAGKTTTSERILFFTGMSHKIGEVHDGAATMDWMEQEKERGITITSAATTCFWKNHQINLIDTPGHVDFTIEVERSMRVLDGAVAVFCAVGGVQPQSETVWRQANKYRVPRMVYVNKMDRIGANFYNVEEQIKNRLKANPVPIQIPIGAEDEFKGVVDLITMKALVWEDDTKPTDFVVKDIPADLVEKAEEYRNKMIEAVAETDDALMEKFFGGEELTIEEIKKGIKAGCLSMSIIPMVCGTSFKNKGVQPLLDAVVDYLPAPDEVEAIRGELEDGTEVVVDSTDDGEFAGLAFKIMTDPFVGQLTFVRVYRGQLESGSYAYNSTKDKKERIGRLLKMHSNKREEIKVLYAGEIGAVVGLKDTLTGDTLASEKDKVILERMDFPEPVISVAVEPKTKADQEKMGIALGKLAQEDPSFRVSTDEESGQTIIAGMGELHLEIIVDRMLREFKVEAEVGQPQVAYRETIKKTVEQEYKYAKQSGGRGQYGHVFLRLEPLEPGSGFEFVNDIKGGVVPKEYIPAVEKGCNEALQSGVLAGYPVEDVKVTLFDGSYHEVDSSEMAFKLAASMGFKEGARKAGAVILEPMMKVEVETPEEYMGDVIGDLNRRRGQINSMDERGGNKIVTAFCPLAEMFGYSTDLRSQTQGRASYSMEFDHYEEVPKNVSDEIIKKRNG; from the coding sequence ATGTCAAGAAAAACTCCATTAAATATGGTTAGAAATATCGGTATCGCTGCGCATATCGATGCTGGTAAAACTACAACTAGTGAGAGAATTCTATTTTTTACAGGTATGAGCCATAAGATCGGCGAGGTTCATGATGGTGCTGCTACTATGGACTGGATGGAACAAGAAAAAGAGCGCGGTATTACGATTACTTCTGCTGCGACTACTTGTTTTTGGAAAAACCATCAAATCAATCTTATAGACACTCCAGGACACGTTGATTTTACTATAGAGGTTGAAAGATCTATGCGTGTTTTAGATGGTGCTGTAGCTGTATTTTGTGCTGTTGGTGGCGTCCAACCTCAAAGTGAGACTGTCTGGAGACAAGCTAATAAATACCGTGTTCCAAGAATGGTTTATGTAAATAAAATGGATAGAATCGGTGCTAACTTCTATAATGTTGAAGAGCAGATCAAAAACCGCTTAAAAGCAAATCCGGTGCCTATCCAAATTCCAATTGGTGCTGAAGATGAGTTTAAGGGTGTTGTAGATCTAATTACTATGAAAGCACTTGTTTGGGAAGATGATACAAAACCAACTGATTTTGTAGTTAAAGATATTCCAGCTGATCTTGTAGAAAAAGCTGAAGAGTATCGCAATAAAATGATTGAAGCTGTAGCTGAGACTGATGATGCTCTAATGGAAAAATTCTTTGGTGGCGAAGAGTTAACTATTGAAGAGATTAAAAAAGGTATCAAAGCTGGTTGTCTATCTATGAGCATAATTCCTATGGTTTGTGGTACTTCATTTAAAAATAAAGGCGTTCAACCACTTCTAGATGCAGTTGTTGATTACTTACCAGCTCCAGATGAAGTTGAAGCTATTAGAGGTGAGCTTGAAGATGGTACTGAAGTAGTTGTAGATAGCACAGATGATGGCGAATTTGCTGGTCTTGCATTTAAGATTATGACTGACCCATTTGTTGGACAACTTACATTCGTAAGGGTTTATAGAGGCCAACTAGAGAGCGGTAGCTATGCTTATAACTCAACAAAAGATAAAAAAGAGAGAATCGGCCGCTTACTAAAAATGCACTCAAATAAGCGTGAAGAGATTAAGGTGCTTTATGCTGGTGAAATTGGTGCTGTAGTTGGTCTTAAAGATACTTTAACAGGTGATACTCTAGCTAGTGAAAAAGATAAAGTTATTCTAGAGAGAATGGACTTCCCAGAGCCAGTTATTAGTGTCGCTGTTGAGCCAAAAACTAAAGCTGATCAAGAAAAAATGGGTATAGCTCTAGGCAAATTAGCTCAAGAAGATCCAAGCTTTAGAGTTAGTACCGATGAAGAGAGTGGTCAGACAATTATCGCTGGTATGGGTGAGCTTCACCTTGAAATTATCGTAGATAGAATGCTAAGAGAATTTAAGGTTGAAGCTGAAGTTGGTCAGCCTCAAGTTGCTTATCGTGAAACTATCAAAAAGACAGTTGAGCAAGAGTATAAATACGCTAAACAATCAGGTGGTCGTGGTCAATATGGTCATGTATTTTTACGCCTTGAGCCACTTGAACCAGGTAGTGGATTTGAATTTGTCAATGATATCAAAGGTGGGGTTGTACCAAAAGAGTATATCCCAGCTGTTGAAAAAGGTTGTAATGAAGCACTTCAAAGCGGTGTATTAGCAGGATATCCTGTTGAGGATGTTAAAGTTACGCTATTTGATGGTAGCTATCATGAGGTGGATTCATCTGAAATGGCATTTAAACTAGCTGCATCTATGGGCTTTAAAGAGGGTGCTAGAAAGGCTGGTGCTGTTATTCTTGAGCCTATGATGAAAGTCGAAGTAGAGACTCCAGAAGAGTATATGGGTGATGTAATAGGCGATTTAAATA